GAGAGTCTAGCACTGGTAAAGAAAGTCCCCATAATTTGTATACTAGTATGGAATTTATAAGGAAAGCTGAAAAGGAAAAGGGATATAATAAACAAAATAATTTTCAAGGATTTAGATTTAATGAAGAAATTATAGCTATAGATGGTTTTGATGTAAATAATATTGAAATTAAATATAATAAAAGCAATACAACCAAATATGTATTCGATAAAGGTAAAGGTAATTATACTAGGTATAAAGATGGAGAACTCCATATAGATGAGTCTAATGAAGAACCTATAATTGCAACTAATATAATAATTCAACAAGTAAATTCTAATGTAACAGATGAAGAGGGAAGACTTGATATGACATTAATTGGTGAAGGAAATGGTATTTTTATTACTCAGGGAAAAGGTATGTTTATAACCTGGGAAAAAGAATCAATTTCAGAAAAAACTTATTTTTATGATGATTTAGGAGAAGAACTAAAACTAAATCCAGGTACTACTTGGATACAGGTAACAGATATTGACCCCGATTTAATAATTAACTAGAGGTGATTACATGGACAAAAAGAAACTAATAAAAAAGGCTTTAGAGGCAAAAGAAAAAGCATATGTTCCTTACTCTAAATTTCATGTAGGAGCGGCTGTTCTTACGGACAAAAATGAAATATATACTGGATGTAATATTGAAATAGTTTCATATTCTCCAACATTATGTGCAGAGCGTACAGCTATATTTAAAGCAATTTCAGAAGGTGAGTTAAAAATAAAAGCCATTGCAGTAGTAGGAGATTCTGAATATACTTATCCTTGTGGAGTTTGTAGGCAGGTTATTAGGGAATTTGGAAAAGATGCACTAATAATAATAGCAGATTCAGAAGATGATTATAAAGAATATTCCTTAGATGAATTATTACCCTATAGCTTTGGACCAGAAGATTTAGAAAAAGATGAGAAATAGGAGTGAAACAATGTACAGGTCAGGTTTTATAACAGTAATTGGTAGAGCAAATGTAGGAAAATCTACTTTATTGAATAGTATAATAGGTGAGAAAATATCAATAATTTCTGATAAACCTCAAACTACAAGAAATAAGATACAATGTGTTTATACAGAGGAAGATTATCAAATAGTATTTTTAGATACCCCAGGAATACAAAAACCAAAAAATCAACTGGGAAAATATATGCTAAAAGTATCAAAAAGTACTTTGGAAGAAGTAGATCTTATAACAGTGTTAGTAGATGAAAGCTTGAGAACGGGACCAATTGATAAGTATATATTTGAAGAAATGAAATATATAAGTACTACTAAAATACTTTTAATTAATAAAATCGACAAATTAGAAGATAAAGATATTCTTAATTTAATAGATAAATATAGAGGATTGAACATATTTGATGAAATTATTCCTATATCGGCTATGGAAAATATAAATATAAATGAATATTTAACCATATTAAAAGAATATTTACCAGAAGGACCAAAATATTTTCCAGAGGATATGATTACTGATCAACCACAAAGCTTTATTATAGCAGAGATTATTAGGGAAAAAGCTTTGTTTTATTTAAAAGAGGAAATTCCCCATGGGATTTTTGTATCTATAGACAATATAGAGAAAAGAGAAAGTCAAGATATAGTAGATGTAGACGCAACTATTTATTGTGAAAAAGGTTCTCACAAGGGTATTATTATTGGAAAAGGTGGAAAGATGCTTAAAAAAATTGGAACTGATGCTAGAAAGGATATAGAAAAACTTTTAGGCAGTCAGATTAATTTACAACTGTGGGTAAAAGTAGAAAAGAATTGGCGAGATAAAAAAAACAAGCTAAAATATTTTGGTTATCAATAGATTGGATGTGACTTAATGCTTGTTAAATCAGAAGGAATAGTACTAAAAGAGATACGTTTTAAAGATACTAGTAAAATACTTACTATTTTTTCTAAAGATTTTGGAAAAATTCATGCTATGGCCAAAGGAGCCTATAGGCCTAAAAGTCAATTAACTGGATGTACTCAAGTATTTGGTTATAGCGATTTTACATTTTTTAAAGGGAGAAATTTTTATCATATAAATCAGGGAGATATAATAAATTCCTTCTATGATTTACGAGAAAATATGGAAAGACTTATGTATGGTTCTTATATATTAGAATTAGTAGAATATTCTATAGTAGAGGAAGAGCCAAATGAAAAACTTTTTTTGCTTTTAGTAAAAGGATTAAAAGTACTATCTAGATTAGAAAAGGATTTTTTAAAGTTTGTAATAGCTTTTGAATTAAAGTATATTTCTTTTTTAGGATATAGGCCTTATTTAGATAAGTGTGTAATATGTGGAAATAATAATTACAATAGAGTAAAATTTAGTTATCATCAAGGTGGTATAATATGTGATAAATGTTTTGAGACAGAGCCATATTGTAAAAATATTGATAGAAATGTAATTATGCATTTAAAACAATTGTTGTATTCGCCTTTAGATAAGCTAGAATCCATTAAAATTCCTAAAGATGTCATGAGTAACTTACATGAAATCATGGTAAAATATATATTAATAAATATTGAAAAAGATAACTTTAATTCATTGAACTTAATCGAAACTATTACAAAAAATGGAGGAATATAATATGGATATATCTCTTGAGGATATTGATAAAGTAGTAAAAAGAACAAACGTAAGCTATGGAGAGGCAAAAGAGGCTTTAGTGGGAAATGATGGGGATGTGATAAAGACAATTATTTATATAGAACAACAACAAAAAACTTGGGGCGAAAATTTG
This genomic interval from Tissierellales bacterium contains the following:
- a CDS encoding DUF3048 domain-containing protein — its product is MKKIFLILGLVLSMFLLSSCTKLDNITESEEEEEILEHVFSSLSGLKTSEDRIKERPVAIMFDNHPNARWQSGLSDAELVYEFKVEHPYTRYMGIYLIGEPELLGPIRSSRPYFVTTLLEYDSIYVRAGGSQEAEKKIKELNISDINGVSDSMEYFWRESSTGKESPHNLYTSMEFIRKAEKEKGYNKQNNFQGFRFNEEIIAIDGFDVNNIEIKYNKSNTTKYVFDKGKGNYTRYKDGELHIDESNEEPIIATNIIIQQVNSNVTDEEGRLDMTLIGEGNGIFITQGKGMFITWEKESISEKTYFYDDLGEELKLNPGTTWIQVTDIDPDLIIN
- a CDS encoding cytidine deaminase translates to MDKKKLIKKALEAKEKAYVPYSKFHVGAAVLTDKNEIYTGCNIEIVSYSPTLCAERTAIFKAISEGELKIKAIAVVGDSEYTYPCGVCRQVIREFGKDALIIIADSEDDYKEYSLDELLPYSFGPEDLEKDEK
- the era gene encoding GTPase Era, which produces MYRSGFITVIGRANVGKSTLLNSIIGEKISIISDKPQTTRNKIQCVYTEEDYQIVFLDTPGIQKPKNQLGKYMLKVSKSTLEEVDLITVLVDESLRTGPIDKYIFEEMKYISTTKILLINKIDKLEDKDILNLIDKYRGLNIFDEIIPISAMENININEYLTILKEYLPEGPKYFPEDMITDQPQSFIIAEIIREKALFYLKEEIPHGIFVSIDNIEKRESQDIVDVDATIYCEKGSHKGIIIGKGGKMLKKIGTDARKDIEKLLGSQINLQLWVKVEKNWRDKKNKLKYFGYQ
- the recO gene encoding DNA repair protein RecO; translated protein: MLVKSEGIVLKEIRFKDTSKILTIFSKDFGKIHAMAKGAYRPKSQLTGCTQVFGYSDFTFFKGRNFYHINQGDIINSFYDLRENMERLMYGSYILELVEYSIVEEEPNEKLFLLLVKGLKVLSRLEKDFLKFVIAFELKYISFLGYRPYLDKCVICGNNNYNRVKFSYHQGGIICDKCFETEPYCKNIDRNVIMHLKQLLYSPLDKLESIKIPKDVMSNLHEIMVKYILINIEKDNFNSLNLIETITKNGGI